One Deinococcus radiopugnans ATCC 19172 DNA segment encodes these proteins:
- a CDS encoding DIP1984 family protein, with the protein MKLAEALIERADLQKRAAQLEERIVRNMLVQEREKPSEDPQQLLREFMEVTDALEVLIPRIHRANLSATLPDGMSLTAALTRRDILDLRLQVLRRAAATASERQTRYSNSEVRILSVIPARDLQKQVDALAKVRRELETQIQQLNWLTELPV; encoded by the coding sequence ATGAAACTGGCCGAAGCCCTGATCGAGCGCGCCGACCTGCAAAAGCGCGCCGCCCAGCTTGAAGAACGCATCGTCAGAAACATGCTGGTTCAGGAGAGGGAAAAACCCAGCGAAGACCCGCAACAACTGCTCAGGGAATTCATGGAAGTCACGGACGCACTGGAGGTGCTGATCCCCCGCATCCACCGCGCCAACCTGAGCGCCACGCTGCCCGACGGCATGAGCCTGACCGCCGCCCTGACCCGCCGCGACATACTGGATCTGCGCCTGCAAGTGCTGCGCCGCGCCGCCGCCACCGCCTCCGAGCGCCAGACCCGCTACAGCAACAGCGAGGTCCGCATCCTGTCCGTGATCCCCGCCCGCGACCTGCAAAAGCAGGTGGACGCGCTGGCAAAAGTGCGGCGGGAACTGGAAACGCAGATTCAGCAACTCAACTGGTTGACCGAACTGCCTGTCTAG